Proteins encoded by one window of Erysipelothrix rhusiopathiae:
- a CDS encoding CPBP family intramembrane glutamic endopeptidase, producing MYREEALDYEPLKHEVGILDVESPLKGKRLFWSVLSIFILSTFSDVFVGVFIEMQMSQEINMTAFTPIVMMILTTVILLWINLPLIKEARTFPNRLTGFEVLRKVGFYFVVMVLANFIVSPLVAMLIESLGGTSQPINQEALIAMKGIGFPMYFVFAVIAGPIKEELLFRGLIFRKLIHKNRFAAYALSSILFGLMHLTTELVTGQWVMMFNLIIYAGMGTFFAYIYEKTNSIKAAMYLHMIWNTLGVIAIFAV from the coding sequence ATGTATAGAGAAGAAGCGTTAGACTACGAACCGTTAAAGCATGAGGTAGGGATTTTGGATGTAGAATCTCCATTAAAAGGAAAACGATTATTTTGGAGTGTACTTTCCATTTTTATTCTTTCCACATTTTCAGATGTATTTGTAGGTGTGTTTATAGAAATGCAAATGAGTCAGGAAATAAACATGACCGCATTTACCCCAATTGTAATGATGATTTTGACTACAGTCATTTTATTATGGATTAATTTACCATTAATTAAAGAAGCACGCACGTTTCCAAATCGATTAACAGGTTTCGAAGTATTACGTAAGGTTGGTTTCTATTTTGTAGTTATGGTCCTTGCGAATTTTATTGTAAGTCCACTAGTCGCAATGCTTATTGAATCACTTGGTGGAACAAGTCAACCCATTAATCAAGAAGCATTGATAGCGATGAAAGGGATAGGATTCCCGATGTATTTCGTCTTCGCGGTTATTGCAGGTCCAATTAAAGAAGAACTGCTATTCCGAGGATTAATTTTCCGCAAGCTTATTCATAAAAACCGCTTTGCAGCCTATGCTCTAAGTTCAATTCTGTTTGGTTTGATGCATCTCACTACAGAACTTGTGACGGGACAATGGGTGATGATGTTTAACCTCATAATTTATGCAGGAATGGGAACGTTTTTCGCATATATTTATGAAAAAACAAACAGCATCAAAGCTGCGATGTATTTACATATGATTTGGAATACATTGGGAGTCATTGCGATTTTCGCAGTCTAA
- a CDS encoding Ltp family lipoprotein — MEYKNALIKGQQYAERMYMSERGVYDQLVSEYGENFPEEAAQYAIENIKADYNKNALEKAKTYQSRMSMSRDSIWEQLVSEHGENFTEEQANFALENLPN, encoded by the coding sequence ATTGAGTATAAAAATGCTTTGATCAAAGGACAACAATATGCGGAACGAATGTATATGTCAGAACGCGGTGTTTATGATCAATTAGTCTCAGAGTATGGAGAAAATTTCCCAGAAGAGGCAGCACAATATGCCATTGAGAATATCAAAGCAGATTATAATAAAAATGCTCTGGAGAAAGCAAAAACTTATCAATCTCGAATGAGCATGTCTCGTGATTCTATTTGGGAACAACTCGTATCAGAACATGGAGAAAACTTCACCGAAGAACAAGCTAATTTCGCGCTGGAAAATTTACCAAATTAA
- a CDS encoding AAA family ATPase has product MIIKEIEIENYKGITDKVRISIGRKIVPIVGMNESGKTTIIEAIYAFDNGNDELNNGSHVNEIKNQYSVINNKDAKISFHIKDNIVPYFIIYIEEQMEMIYLDVENHCNKIIDISKNNESYESQLVDIKEIIEESRAQKKGKLYKGTFEKFNSLLESVNNDPEYKEYRLSFDSNEASILTICLKKLETIKVFRNLTSQFLEIDEYVITRVFPDGKKELSYYTLENSNIPELEDKTYYDSVIDEIVKSVMLSLPQLIYIDEFSKPPKSRIQLNDKNDYWYKIFNNVFKQVSLKNYNQEVDITKMLDLEKNNQDMFLEDVSLTLSNTFKNAWKDLKTDKENIKFKLDLNTESQTFIDPESNEEKKGNVNVLSIRIVEVKEGLSYSISELSSRSKGFIWYYNFIMNTNFIPSYKKNANCTIFLIDEPGAYLHSTAQTELLNNLVYQAVDNYIIYTTHSPALLNPDIVPSNNILIAHKEDKNIIVSNITNYKSNISNKDRTHALEAVYDALRIPMYDQVYTENVKVICVEGIYDLYFLKLFCNLDSDVRIFPGTGAQSIYKNISYFITYSIPYICIWDNDPEGVKCLEAAQKFYGPIESQKMITLSVCENNVSEMETILGEKEIGTILPILRLKTTNVLKQDYQNMLLELSYKCDDITIKEIIDNLEHSTTQKIAKLESKIRYLLKQK; this is encoded by the coding sequence ATGATTATTAAAGAAATTGAAATTGAAAATTACAAAGGAATCACTGATAAAGTTAGGATTTCTATAGGACGAAAAATCGTCCCTATAGTGGGTATGAATGAATCAGGTAAAACTACTATAATAGAAGCAATATATGCGTTTGATAATGGGAACGACGAACTTAATAATGGATCACATGTTAACGAAATTAAAAATCAATATTCTGTTATAAACAATAAAGATGCTAAAATATCATTTCATATTAAAGATAATATAGTTCCTTACTTTATCATTTACATTGAAGAACAGATGGAAATGATATATTTAGATGTGGAGAACCATTGTAACAAAATAATCGATATTTCTAAAAACAATGAGTCGTATGAATCTCAATTGGTCGATATTAAAGAGATAATAGAAGAGTCTCGAGCTCAAAAAAAAGGGAAACTTTATAAAGGAACTTTCGAAAAATTTAACAGCCTTTTAGAATCAGTAAATAATGATCCGGAGTATAAAGAATATCGACTTTCGTTTGATTCAAATGAGGCTTCAATACTAACAATTTGCCTAAAAAAATTAGAAACTATAAAAGTATTTAGAAACCTAACGAGTCAATTTCTAGAAATAGATGAGTATGTTATTACGAGGGTTTTTCCAGACGGTAAAAAAGAACTAAGTTACTACACTCTCGAAAACTCAAATATTCCAGAATTAGAAGATAAAACTTACTATGATAGTGTTATTGATGAAATCGTTAAAAGTGTCATGCTTTCGTTACCACAATTGATCTATATTGATGAATTTAGTAAACCCCCTAAAAGTAGAATTCAATTGAATGATAAAAATGATTACTGGTACAAAATATTCAATAACGTTTTTAAACAAGTAAGTCTTAAAAATTACAATCAAGAAGTTGATATTACAAAAATGCTCGATCTTGAAAAAAATAATCAGGACATGTTTTTAGAAGACGTTAGCCTTACTTTGTCAAATACTTTTAAAAATGCTTGGAAGGATTTAAAGACCGATAAAGAAAATATTAAGTTTAAATTAGACCTAAATACAGAATCACAAACTTTTATCGATCCAGAAAGTAACGAAGAAAAAAAAGGAAATGTAAATGTATTATCAATCAGAATAGTAGAAGTCAAAGAAGGATTAAGTTATAGTATTTCAGAATTATCAAGTCGGAGCAAAGGTTTTATATGGTATTATAACTTTATTATGAACACAAATTTTATACCGAGTTATAAAAAAAATGCCAATTGTACAATATTTTTGATTGATGAGCCGGGCGCTTATTTACACTCTACTGCCCAGACCGAACTTCTAAATAATCTAGTATATCAAGCAGTAGATAACTACATTATTTATACCACTCATTCTCCAGCACTACTGAACCCAGATATAGTTCCTTCTAATAATATTCTAATTGCTCATAAAGAAGATAAAAATATTATAGTTAGCAATATTACTAACTATAAATCAAATATTTCTAACAAAGACAGAACACATGCATTAGAAGCTGTTTACGACGCACTAAGAATACCTATGTATGATCAAGTGTATACCGAGAATGTTAAAGTAATTTGTGTAGAGGGTATTTATGATTTATATTTTCTTAAGTTGTTTTGTAATTTGGATTCTGACGTTAGAATATTTCCAGGGACAGGAGCGCAGTCTATATATAAAAATATTAGTTATTTCATTACTTATTCAATACCATATATCTGTATTTGGGACAATGATCCAGAAGGAGTAAAATGTTTAGAGGCCGCACAAAAATTTTATGGCCCAATTGAATCTCAGAAGATGATTACTTTATCCGTATGTGAAAATAATGTCTCGGAAATGGAAACTATATTAGGCGAAAAAGAAATAGGCACTATTCTCCCAATATTAAGACTTAAAACAACAAATGTTTTGAAACAAGATTACCAAAATATGTTACTTGAATTATCATATAAATGCGACGATATAACAATAAAAGAGATTATTGATAATTTAGAGCATTCCACGACACAAAAAATCGCAAAGTTAGAAAGTAAAATAAGATACTTATTAAAACAAAAATAG
- a CDS encoding CHAP domain-containing protein, translating into MSCGSIKAVIRISFKIRTTVSDLHRLPEYNSYANGTMNPYHDEFAPLSVQGTMSGLKNKYALGNCTWYAFGRMLEVFKIRPDYPCCRWDAKRWGDGDGAVLSDKPKVEGIVVFGIPGDPDDYGHVAFIEKIENGRTYLSESAYSERTNGFLFKYGRSIQDVEHQWGMKVIRYLAPLKPATSYEAPVPSKSTKGKYINLLPLKDYPRYGTYDMGVVPVAKNISHYIEVMELEPNTGISYEIVDWVNPQVACIETRDFGKQQIFVDSTRATVTDKPVGRIYGKNSSNVTDYTGQTLVIHDYAGYVPLYNKDFTYQYPDGLSPRNREFKILRQIADGHYIVNIPYADPQIVGIKWQSGIGFKG; encoded by the coding sequence ATGTCATGTGGATCAATAAAGGCTGTCATCAGGATATCATTTAAAATACGAACCACAGTGAGTGATTTACATCGTCTCCCTGAATACAATTCCTACGCAAATGGCACTATGAACCCTTATCATGACGAGTTTGCACCATTAAGTGTCCAAGGAACCATGAGTGGTTTAAAGAACAAATATGCGCTTGGAAATTGTACCTGGTATGCTTTTGGACGTATGCTTGAAGTTTTTAAAATTCGTCCAGACTATCCGTGTTGTCGATGGGATGCAAAGCGATGGGGTGACGGTGATGGTGCAGTTCTCAGTGATAAGCCTAAAGTAGAAGGTATTGTTGTCTTTGGGATACCGGGAGATCCTGATGACTATGGCCATGTTGCTTTTATTGAAAAAATAGAAAATGGACGCACATACTTATCGGAGTCCGCTTACAGTGAACGAACCAATGGATTCTTATTCAAATATGGACGTAGTATCCAAGATGTGGAACATCAATGGGGTATGAAAGTCATTCGTTACCTTGCACCCCTTAAACCTGCAACATCTTATGAAGCACCGGTACCAAGTAAGAGCACTAAAGGAAAATATATTAACCTATTACCGCTCAAAGATTATCCACGATATGGGACTTATGACATGGGTGTGGTACCAGTTGCTAAGAATATCAGCCACTACATCGAAGTGATGGAACTTGAACCCAATACTGGGATTTCCTATGAGATTGTAGATTGGGTAAATCCACAAGTTGCATGCATTGAAACACGTGATTTTGGGAAACAACAAATCTTTGTGGATTCAACACGTGCGACGGTAACGGATAAACCTGTGGGGCGTATCTATGGAAAGAACTCAAGCAATGTCACAGACTACACAGGGCAAACCCTTGTCATTCATGATTACGCGGGATACGTACCGCTTTATAACAAAGACTTTACGTATCAATATCCTGATGGATTAAGTCCTCGTAATCGTGAGTTCAAAATCTTGCGACAAATCGCGGATGGTCATTACATCGTCAACATTCCTTATGCTGATCCGCAAATTGTAGGGATAAAGTGGCAATCAGGCATTGGATTTAAAGGATAG
- the pyrR gene encoding bifunctional pyr operon transcriptional regulator/uracil phosphoribosyltransferase PyrR: MKTIMDESAINRSLIRMTHEIIEKNKGLDKVVLLGIETRGATLAFRMAKLMYQFENIKVPVASLDISYWRDDVKASDQAFRLPISVQDRVVVIVDDVLFKGRTVRAALDGIIYNGRPERVQLAVLVDRGHRELPIRADIVGKNIPTSLNETVKVKLREDDSEECVVLY; encoded by the coding sequence ATGAAAACTATAATGGATGAAAGTGCAATTAATCGTTCGCTCATTCGAATGACGCACGAAATTATTGAGAAGAATAAGGGGCTCGATAAAGTTGTATTGTTAGGAATTGAAACACGTGGTGCAACACTTGCATTTCGTATGGCAAAACTTATGTATCAATTCGAAAATATTAAAGTTCCAGTAGCATCACTTGATATCAGTTACTGGCGTGATGACGTGAAAGCATCCGATCAAGCATTCCGCTTACCAATCAGTGTTCAAGATCGTGTTGTGGTGATTGTAGATGATGTGCTCTTTAAAGGTCGTACGGTTCGTGCGGCGTTGGATGGTATTATCTATAACGGTAGACCTGAACGCGTACAGTTAGCAGTTTTGGTTGATCGTGGTCATCGTGAACTGCCAATTCGTGCAGATATTGTTGGTAAGAATATTCCAACATCACTCAATGAAACCGTAAAAGTAAAACTTCGTGAAGATGATTCAGAAGAATGTGTGGTCCTTTATTAA
- a CDS encoding glycosyltransferase, which yields MRIGLFTDTYTPDINGVVTSIVTLKNALEAQGHNVFVITNQPSILSTTYEDGVLRLPGLELKFLYGYVMSSPLHIQAMSVIEEMDLDVLHVHSEFGVGMFARLVAKNLHLPLVSTYHTTYEDYTHYVNLLGLKSVDQLSKKAIAKMSRMFTKQAQVIISPSDKTKKMLLGYDIRKEIAVIPTGLDLTRFATRNEERIQEIRESYHLGSQPTFVYIGRLAKEKSIDVVIDAFAALLKRNVEAKLLIVGGGPSDKDLLHQAQKIGIQDSVIFVGPVDANDVVNFYHVSDAFISASLTETQGLTYIEALACGLCVFARPDKPLEGIIVDGETGYLFESSEEFADKAQHLLQSDKDLLEQFKSNALQKASTFDSSKFADSVLTVYQRAIDTYFGRYVVTGIERVGEEVFIDFESKDSDERMVIDQYVFDRRGIEVGRELSRNELNEIEDDQAIYEAYQLALSRIGIKDYTSFEMSEYLHKKLELTQEQVDIVIELLKRRRFIDDDRYFRDKVDYHREQMRGNQRIVEDLRKRGFEADRILSALEDEDYDDYTERGVRRAETFMKTLRDGSSRQRESKLRQHLQRQGYGFEVINDIVGRLIKDEFDETDEFESLKKVMEKSTARYARKYDARETRNRVVRHALSRGYDYDMIARVLEEYENED from the coding sequence ATGAGAATTGGTTTATTTACAGATACTTATACACCGGATATAAATGGTGTAGTAACGTCAATAGTTACTTTAAAAAATGCGTTAGAAGCGCAAGGACATAATGTTTTTGTGATTACAAACCAACCGTCAATTTTAAGCACGACTTATGAAGATGGCGTATTACGACTTCCAGGTTTAGAATTGAAATTTTTGTATGGCTATGTTATGAGTAGTCCATTACACATTCAAGCGATGAGTGTTATTGAAGAGATGGATTTGGATGTGCTGCATGTTCATTCAGAATTTGGTGTTGGGATGTTTGCGCGACTTGTCGCGAAAAACCTACACCTACCTCTAGTTTCAACGTATCATACAACCTATGAGGACTATACTCATTATGTAAATTTATTAGGACTTAAGTCCGTTGATCAACTATCCAAAAAAGCAATTGCGAAGATGAGTCGTATGTTTACAAAACAGGCTCAAGTGATTATTTCGCCGTCGGATAAAACGAAGAAAATGTTGTTGGGTTATGATATACGTAAAGAGATTGCTGTAATCCCTACAGGATTAGATCTAACGCGGTTTGCGACCCGGAATGAAGAACGGATTCAAGAAATTCGTGAGTCATACCATTTAGGTTCGCAGCCAACATTTGTATATATTGGTCGACTTGCTAAGGAAAAGAGTATCGATGTTGTTATTGATGCTTTCGCTGCACTTTTAAAGAGGAATGTAGAAGCGAAACTCTTAATTGTTGGTGGTGGACCTTCTGATAAGGATCTTTTACATCAAGCTCAAAAAATCGGGATTCAAGATTCTGTCATTTTTGTAGGACCTGTTGATGCAAATGATGTTGTGAATTTCTATCATGTTTCAGATGCGTTTATTTCAGCCTCGTTAACAGAAACACAAGGCTTGACGTATATTGAAGCATTAGCCTGTGGCTTATGTGTGTTTGCACGTCCCGATAAACCGCTTGAGGGTATTATTGTAGATGGTGAGACGGGGTATTTATTCGAATCATCAGAAGAGTTTGCGGATAAAGCGCAACATCTTCTACAATCAGACAAAGACCTTTTAGAACAATTTAAATCCAATGCACTTCAAAAAGCATCGACCTTTGATAGTTCGAAATTTGCAGATAGTGTATTGACAGTATACCAACGTGCCATTGATACATACTTTGGACGTTATGTTGTTACGGGAATAGAACGTGTTGGAGAAGAAGTATTTATTGATTTTGAATCGAAAGATAGTGATGAACGCATGGTGATTGATCAGTATGTGTTTGATCGGAGAGGAATTGAGGTGGGTCGCGAATTGTCACGAAACGAGCTAAATGAAATTGAGGATGATCAAGCCATCTATGAAGCATACCAGTTAGCGTTATCGCGAATCGGGATTAAAGATTATACCTCATTTGAAATGTCGGAATACTTGCATAAGAAACTTGAGTTAACGCAAGAGCAAGTTGATATTGTCATTGAATTACTTAAGCGTCGTCGTTTTATTGATGATGATCGTTACTTTAGAGATAAAGTGGATTATCACCGTGAGCAAATGCGTGGGAATCAACGTATCGTTGAGGACTTGCGCAAACGTGGATTTGAAGCAGATCGTATTTTATCTGCATTAGAAGATGAAGACTATGATGACTATACTGAGCGGGGTGTTCGACGTGCTGAAACGTTTATGAAGACATTGCGTGATGGTTCAAGTCGTCAACGCGAGTCGAAATTGCGTCAGCATCTCCAACGACAAGGTTATGGTTTTGAAGTGATTAACGATATTGTGGGTCGCTTGATTAAAGATGAATTTGATGAGACCGATGAATTTGAAAGTCTTAAAAAAGTTATGGAAAAAAGCACTGCACGTTATGCTCGTAAATATGATGCGCGTGAAACACGAAATCGTGTTGTACGACATGCATTATCACGTGGTTACGATTACGATATGATTGCACGTGTTCTGGAGGAGTATGAAAATGAAGATTAA
- a CDS encoding 3'-5' exoribonuclease YhaM family protein translates to MKIKEFEAGQKNTVPLLISRYTKGVTQNGAPYMSITLQDDTGEIEGKIWDVKPEQELLIQVGLIGVVHCDVLQYRQSLQLRIHNIEIKEQSEYVLSDFVNASKYDIEFLKEQINGFKDQIEDPIIKELVEASLVDCGEQFYQYPAATRNHHDFVGGLATHVFGMCQLANSICDLYPIYNRDLLLGGVILHDMGKIEEYTAAMLSEYSAKGKLLGHISIEHSNFVEVATRLGHQDTEQVLLLRHMILSHHGKLEYGSPVLPMIKEAEMLTFIDNIDARTNMFEKFYDDLEEGEFSTRMFALDNRNFYKAKGVK, encoded by the coding sequence ATGAAGATTAAAGAATTTGAAGCCGGTCAAAAAAACACAGTACCGTTGTTGATTTCACGTTATACAAAAGGGGTAACTCAAAATGGTGCACCTTATATGTCAATTACGTTACAAGATGATACCGGTGAGATTGAAGGAAAGATATGGGATGTTAAGCCAGAACAAGAATTGTTGATTCAAGTGGGTTTAATTGGTGTGGTACATTGTGATGTTTTACAATACCGTCAAAGTTTACAGTTGCGAATTCATAATATCGAAATTAAAGAACAATCAGAGTATGTATTAAGTGATTTCGTGAATGCGTCGAAATACGATATTGAATTTTTGAAAGAACAAATTAATGGGTTTAAAGATCAAATTGAAGATCCAATTATTAAAGAACTTGTTGAAGCATCTTTAGTGGATTGTGGCGAACAATTCTACCAATATCCTGCTGCAACACGGAATCATCATGATTTTGTTGGGGGCCTTGCAACGCATGTATTTGGGATGTGTCAACTTGCCAACAGCATTTGTGACTTGTATCCAATCTATAATCGCGATTTATTACTTGGAGGCGTTATTCTTCATGACATGGGTAAAATTGAAGAGTATACCGCAGCGATGTTAAGTGAGTACAGTGCAAAAGGAAAATTGTTGGGTCATATTTCAATTGAACATTCAAATTTTGTAGAGGTTGCTACCCGTCTTGGTCATCAAGATACGGAGCAAGTGCTGTTATTACGTCACATGATTTTATCGCATCACGGTAAATTAGAGTATGGATCACCGGTGTTACCGATGATCAAAGAAGCAGAGATGCTAACGTTTATTGATAACATTGATGCACGTACGAATATGTTTGAAAAGTTCTATGATGATCTTGAAGAGGGCGAATTTAGTACACGTATGTTTGCTCTTGATAATCGAAATTTCTATAAAGCAAAGGGTGTCAAGTAA
- the rpsP gene encoding 30S ribosomal protein S16, with the protein MAVKLRLRRMGSKQKPSYRIVAADSRAPRDGRFIEIVGYYDPTTSPAEVKVDAEKALKWLSVGAQPSDTVRSILSKEGIMTRFHESKLTK; encoded by the coding sequence ATGGCAGTTAAATTACGTTTAAGAAGAATGGGTTCAAAACAAAAACCTTCATACCGAATCGTTGCAGCAGATTCACGCGCACCTCGTGATGGACGTTTCATCGAAATCGTTGGATATTATGATCCAACAACTTCACCAGCTGAAGTTAAAGTTGATGCAGAAAAAGCATTAAAATGGTTATCAGTTGGAGCTCAACCATCAGACACAGTTCGTAGTATCCTTTCAAAAGAAGGAATCATGACTCGTTTCCACGAATCTAAATTAACGAAATAA
- a CDS encoding KH domain-containing protein, whose amino-acid sequence MKPVEDILYDLVLPLVEEEKSLSVKRLPSLDENEIILAIYADSADIARLIGRQGTMAHAIRQTMAIGSRVLDQRISIKFESY is encoded by the coding sequence ATGAAACCGGTTGAAGATATTCTTTATGATTTAGTTCTTCCACTTGTGGAGGAAGAAAAGAGTTTGAGTGTCAAAAGGTTACCGAGCTTAGATGAAAATGAAATTATACTTGCGATTTATGCGGATAGCGCAGACATTGCTCGTTTAATTGGTCGACAAGGGACGATGGCACATGCGATTCGTCAAACAATGGCAATTGGTTCACGTGTCCTTGATCAACGTATTTCAATTAAATTTGAATCATATTAA
- the rimM gene encoding ribosome maturation factor RimM (Essential for efficient processing of 16S rRNA), whose amino-acid sequence MEHIIIGIIQKPFGIKGELKVAPKTDFVEDRFAPGQRVHFKLGGKTTDYVIESYRRHHGSILIKFEGLNSLNDVEFFHKGEISIDRESQHELPEDQYYFIDLEGCTVFSEGVELGVVSEIMETPAHPVLRIKAEERDILVPFVERFIQDVDTKSKRIDINWMEGL is encoded by the coding sequence ATGGAACATATTATTATTGGTATTATACAAAAACCCTTTGGTATTAAGGGTGAATTAAAAGTTGCGCCTAAAACAGACTTTGTGGAAGACCGTTTTGCACCAGGTCAACGTGTTCATTTTAAATTAGGTGGAAAAACTACAGATTACGTTATTGAATCGTATCGCCGTCATCACGGATCGATTCTGATTAAATTTGAAGGATTAAATTCGCTTAATGATGTTGAGTTTTTCCATAAAGGGGAGATATCGATTGATCGCGAATCACAACATGAACTTCCAGAAGATCAATATTATTTTATTGATTTAGAAGGTTGTACCGTGTTTTCAGAGGGTGTTGAATTGGGTGTTGTGTCTGAGATTATGGAGACACCAGCTCATCCTGTATTGCGTATTAAAGCTGAAGAACGCGATATTTTGGTGCCTTTTGTCGAACGCTTTATTCAAGATGTTGATACCAAATCAAAGCGTATTGATATTAACTGGATGGAGGGGCTCTAA
- the trmD gene encoding tRNA (guanosine(37)-N1)-methyltransferase TrmD — protein sequence MRVSILTLFPSMFTGFVESSIISKAIERDLIQVDVVDMRDFTEDKHNRVDDYPYGGGAGLVLMCQPVIDAIEATRTEGSLVIMLTPQGKTLKQSLAYDLSKESHIILVCGHYEGFDERIRSYVDMEMSIGDYVLTGGETAAMVIADSVIRLVDGVITKESHEDDSFSDGLLEYPHYTRPRSYKGQDVPEVLMSGHHANIETYRLKESLRKTYRVRPDLLEARNLSPKEAKLLQEVVEEEN from the coding sequence ATGCGCGTAAGTATTTTAACCCTTTTCCCATCAATGTTTACAGGTTTTGTAGAGTCATCCATTATTAGTAAAGCAATTGAACGTGATTTGATTCAAGTTGATGTTGTAGATATGCGTGATTTTACAGAAGATAAACACAACCGTGTTGATGATTATCCTTATGGTGGTGGGGCCGGTTTGGTGTTAATGTGTCAACCGGTTATTGATGCGATTGAAGCGACTCGTACAGAAGGGTCACTTGTTATTATGCTAACCCCACAAGGGAAGACTTTGAAACAATCTTTAGCGTATGATCTAAGTAAAGAGAGTCATATAATTTTGGTTTGTGGTCATTATGAGGGCTTTGATGAACGAATTCGAAGTTATGTCGATATGGAAATGTCTATCGGTGATTATGTTCTTACCGGTGGTGAAACGGCTGCGATGGTTATTGCGGATTCTGTGATACGTCTTGTCGATGGTGTTATTACCAAAGAATCCCATGAAGATGATTCATTTAGTGATGGCTTATTAGAATATCCACATTACACACGTCCACGCTCTTATAAAGGACAAGATGTTCCTGAAGTTCTTATGAGTGGTCACCATGCGAATATTGAAACGTATCGTTTAAAAGAGTCGTTAAGAAAGACTTATCGTGTACGTCCAGATCTTTTGGAAGCGAGAAACCTTAGCCCAAAAGAAGCAAAATTACTTCAAGAAGTTGTTGAAGAGGAAAACTAA